The Pseudoalteromonas spongiae UST010723-006 genome window below encodes:
- the xni gene encoding flap endonuclease Xni, with protein sequence MATHLLLIDALNLIRRIYAVDSQQAGNDANLATKNTYFRVVNAARKLLKNTNATHAIAVFDGDTSWRYHYYSDYKQSRKPMPNELADALPKLYQAFSELGITVYVPEHDEADDVIATLASKASTNKVTSTIVSTDKGFLPLLGDYIHVYDYFKSEYISIQSVIEKFSLAPSQLTDFWALNGDKTNDIPGVSGIGKQGAVNLLTQFPSVEDALLATDYPDELKRVFNKLNDNHDAYIRAKLLVSLRQDIHLGFSLKALRLPSS encoded by the coding sequence ATGGCAACTCATTTACTACTCATTGATGCGCTTAATTTAATAAGGCGAATTTATGCTGTTGATAGTCAACAAGCAGGAAATGATGCAAATTTGGCTACCAAAAACACCTATTTTAGGGTCGTTAATGCGGCGCGAAAACTGTTAAAAAATACGAACGCTACACATGCTATTGCCGTTTTTGATGGTGATACGAGCTGGCGCTATCACTATTATTCAGATTACAAACAATCACGAAAACCAATGCCTAATGAGTTGGCTGACGCACTGCCTAAACTTTACCAAGCATTTTCAGAACTTGGCATAACGGTTTATGTTCCTGAGCACGATGAAGCAGATGACGTAATCGCAACACTGGCAAGTAAAGCGTCTACCAATAAAGTAACGTCAACAATAGTCTCTACCGACAAAGGTTTTTTACCTTTACTTGGCGACTACATTCATGTGTATGACTACTTTAAAAGCGAATATATTTCGATTCAGTCTGTAATTGAAAAATTTTCGTTAGCCCCCTCACAACTCACCGATTTTTGGGCACTCAACGGCGATAAAACGAATGATATTCCGGGGGTAAGTGGAATTGGCAAGCAAGGCGCAGTCAATTTATTAACGCAATTCCCGTCAGTTGAAGACGCCCTTTTAGCGACTGACTATCCAGATGAGTTAAAACGTGTTTTCAACAAGTTAAACGACAATCATGATGCCTATATTCGTGCTAAGCTATTGGTAAGTTTACGCCAAGATATTCATCTTGGTTTCAGTTTGAAGGCACTACGTTTACCGAGTTCTTAG
- a CDS encoding DUF3192 domain-containing protein: protein MNNKILKYIVLGLGIYAIAAGLIINFYKDDPQGMYWQDRESFNKRYLSKLKADSPVFLDQVFNNLGSPDLTFAKRKGDDVFQIIYYRTQHEHSDGITTKDECTGMFFKNEQLVAWGPGAEIAYDRVN, encoded by the coding sequence ATGAATAATAAAATTCTGAAATACATTGTCTTAGGGTTAGGGATTTATGCGATTGCCGCGGGCCTTATTATCAACTTTTATAAAGACGACCCACAAGGCATGTATTGGCAAGACAGGGAATCTTTCAATAAAAGGTATCTTAGTAAATTAAAGGCCGACTCTCCTGTATTTTTAGACCAAGTATTCAACAATTTAGGTTCGCCTGACTTAACGTTTGCAAAGCGCAAAGGTGACGACGTATTTCAAATTATCTATTACCGCACGCAGCATGAACATTCTGATGGTATTACTACCAAAGATGAATGCACAGGGATGTTTTTCAAAAATGAACAACTCGTTGCGTGGGGTCCTGGCGCAGAAATTGCGTATGATAGAGTTAATTAA
- a CDS encoding M61 family metallopeptidase: protein MKRFIPAFLPFATASLFYTSPVFAKVDYQLTIAQGEHHLGNVSAEFPSGSEQLIVKLPSWRTGRYELLNMANGIRLFSAQDESGKALNWQKIDSNSWQISTTPNQKVKISYQVYANELGMRSRHIDDSHAFIDASGFFMFSEAYRDQKVTVDLNVPSDWRSVSGMDNGEHAHQFVADNYDILVDSPIETGINKLFKWQVDDRDYELVVWGQGNYDTDKMITDLKKLVKTGSDIWHAYPYKRYVFMVHATSGARGATEHLNSTIIQRQRDSFRERDDYIGFITTASHEFVHTWNVKGYRPQGLTPYNYTDHNYTDLLWVAEGSTSYFDDLLLIRGDIITLKEYFKGLSKNINKHLARPGREIQSASETSFDKWINQGGDHDTNFSTNIYSEGALLSWALDVKLISDSNGDVSYRDVHRALYKDFALPKGFTSGDVKAILKAVSGNDYTEWWQQNIDSPATLNFDDMLNTVGLRFDYPKSVSFKASADLSGDYKDGQVFINKVKREGSAWKAGLTTSDIIVAINGKRISEPFDKYLKRFKPGQSIDISYFRRDTLHSTKLVLSEKASSPKVISLVKKPSRKQKALFKAWLGVDYPKSL, encoded by the coding sequence ATGAAACGTTTTATTCCTGCTTTTCTCCCGTTTGCTACGGCGTCATTATTTTATACAAGTCCGGTATTTGCCAAGGTTGATTATCAATTAACGATTGCACAAGGTGAACATCATTTAGGTAATGTCAGCGCCGAGTTTCCGAGTGGTTCAGAACAATTAATCGTGAAGTTACCATCGTGGCGTACTGGCCGTTATGAATTACTGAATATGGCAAACGGCATTCGTTTATTTAGTGCACAAGACGAAAGCGGGAAAGCGTTAAATTGGCAAAAAATTGATTCTAACTCTTGGCAGATTAGCACCACACCTAATCAAAAAGTAAAAATCAGCTATCAAGTTTACGCAAACGAGTTAGGCATGCGTTCACGTCATATCGATGATAGCCATGCATTTATCGATGCATCAGGCTTTTTTATGTTTTCAGAAGCCTATCGTGACCAAAAGGTGACTGTGGACTTAAACGTACCATCTGATTGGCGCAGTGTATCAGGCATGGATAATGGTGAGCACGCACATCAATTCGTCGCAGATAACTATGATATTCTTGTTGATTCACCCATTGAAACCGGTATTAACAAGCTATTCAAATGGCAAGTAGATGATCGCGACTATGAACTTGTTGTATGGGGTCAGGGTAACTACGATACCGATAAAATGATCACCGACCTTAAAAAGTTAGTTAAAACCGGTTCAGATATTTGGCACGCCTACCCATACAAACGCTACGTATTTATGGTACATGCAACAAGTGGCGCACGAGGTGCGACAGAGCATCTCAACTCAACGATTATCCAACGTCAGCGTGACTCTTTTCGTGAAAGAGATGATTACATCGGATTTATTACCACCGCTTCACACGAATTTGTTCACACTTGGAATGTAAAAGGGTATCGCCCACAAGGCTTAACGCCTTACAACTATACAGACCATAATTACACAGATTTACTTTGGGTAGCGGAAGGCTCAACCAGCTATTTTGACGACTTATTGTTAATTCGTGGTGATATTATTACGTTGAAAGAATACTTTAAGGGGTTGTCTAAAAACATTAATAAACATCTTGCACGTCCTGGTCGTGAAATCCAATCGGCATCTGAAACCAGCTTTGACAAATGGATAAATCAAGGTGGCGACCATGATACTAACTTTTCGACCAATATTTACAGTGAAGGCGCGTTGTTATCGTGGGCGCTAGATGTAAAACTTATTTCAGATAGTAATGGTGATGTCAGTTATCGCGATGTACATCGCGCACTTTATAAAGATTTTGCCTTGCCAAAAGGATTCACTAGCGGTGATGTAAAAGCGATTTTAAAAGCGGTATCGGGCAACGATTACACCGAGTGGTGGCAACAAAATATTGATAGCCCCGCAACGCTTAATTTTGATGACATGCTAAACACTGTTGGCCTTAGGTTTGATTATCCAAAAAGCGTAAGTTTTAAAGCAAGTGCTGATTTAAGTGGTGATTATAAAGATGGCCAAGTATTTATAAATAAAGTTAAGCGCGAAGGAAGCGCATGGAAAGCCGGATTAACCACTAGCGATATTATTGTTGCGATTAACGGCAAACGAATTAGCGAACCATTTGATAAATATCTAAAACGCTTTAAGCCAGGTCAATCAATTGATATCAGTTATTTTAGACGTGACACCTTACATTCAACTAAATTAGTACTGAGTGAAAAAGCGAGTAGCCCTAAGGTGATTAGTTTAGTTAAAAAACCGTCTCGCAAACAAAAAGCATTGTTTAAAGCGTGGTTAGGTGTCGATTACCCTAAGAGCTTATAA
- the ppnN gene encoding nucleotide 5'-monophosphate nucleosidase PpnN: MQVQINPTGALDLLSQLEVEALKRSSTSELYRLFRNCSLAVLNVGSHTDSSVEIYDKYQDFDINLLCRERGIKVELINPPQHAFVDGKIITGINEHLLAVIRDIVFIKDKYQDGKINLTSSSHITHVVFDMLRNARVLKPSEDPNMIVCWGGHSIKEVEYKYTKEVGYQLGLRNLNICTGCGPGAMKGPMKGATIGHAKQRFTQNRYLGLTEPSIIAAEPPNPIVNQLVILPDIEKRLEAFIRTAHGIIIFPGGAGTAEELLYLLGILLHPDNAKQALPVVLTGPESSRAYFDELVNFVKETLGDEALSKFKVIIDDPEAVGKYFSQNMANVREYRKERGDAYHYNWSLKIEPEFQLPFEPTHTNMANLNLGLNQPKEQLAANLRRAFSGIVAGNVKDEGIKAIKRHGVFALSGDKELMTKMDKLLAAFVAQGRMKLPGAVYTPCYRIET; the protein is encoded by the coding sequence ATGCAAGTACAGATCAATCCAACAGGCGCGTTAGATTTACTTTCACAATTAGAAGTTGAAGCGCTTAAACGCTCATCAACCAGCGAGCTTTATCGCTTATTCCGTAATTGTTCGCTCGCAGTTCTTAATGTCGGTAGCCATACCGACTCTAGTGTAGAAATTTACGATAAATACCAAGACTTTGATATTAACTTACTGTGTCGTGAGCGTGGTATCAAAGTGGAACTTATTAATCCTCCTCAGCATGCATTTGTCGACGGTAAAATTATTACCGGTATTAACGAACATTTACTCGCAGTTATTCGCGACATCGTGTTTATTAAAGACAAATATCAAGATGGTAAAATAAACCTTACGAGTTCATCACACATTACCCATGTTGTATTCGATATGTTGCGTAATGCTCGGGTATTAAAGCCAAGCGAAGATCCCAACATGATCGTGTGTTGGGGCGGTCATTCTATTAAAGAAGTTGAATACAAGTACACCAAAGAAGTGGGTTATCAACTAGGCTTACGTAATTTAAATATATGCACTGGTTGTGGACCAGGTGCAATGAAAGGCCCAATGAAAGGCGCCACAATTGGACATGCTAAACAACGTTTTACGCAAAACCGTTACTTAGGGTTAACTGAGCCAAGTATTATTGCGGCCGAACCCCCTAATCCAATTGTTAATCAGCTGGTAATTTTACCTGATATCGAAAAGCGCTTAGAGGCATTTATTCGAACTGCGCACGGTATAATTATTTTTCCGGGCGGTGCAGGTACAGCCGAAGAATTACTTTATTTATTGGGTATTTTGCTTCACCCAGATAATGCAAAACAAGCACTGCCGGTGGTGTTAACAGGTCCTGAATCGTCGCGTGCTTATTTTGATGAGTTAGTTAACTTTGTAAAAGAGACCCTTGGCGACGAAGCGCTTTCTAAATTTAAAGTGATCATTGATGACCCTGAAGCGGTTGGTAAGTATTTTAGTCAAAATATGGCAAACGTTAGAGAGTACCGTAAAGAACGAGGCGATGCCTACCACTATAATTGGTCTTTGAAAATTGAACCTGAATTTCAATTACCGTTCGAGCCGACTCACACAAATATGGCGAACCTCAACTTAGGTTTAAACCAACCCAAAGAGCAACTCGCCGCTAATTTAAGGCGTGCGTTTTCTGGCATTGTTGCCGGTAACGTAAAAGATGAAGGCATTAAAGCAATTAAGCGCCATGGTGTGTTTGCACTTTCGGGCGACAAAGAATTAATGACTAAAATGGATAAGCTGCTCGCTGCATTTGTAGCTCAAGGAAGAATGAAACTACCTGGTGCGGTTTATACCCCCTGCTATCGTATAGAAACTTAA
- a CDS encoding isocitrate dehydrogenase yields MSKQTITVIKGDGIGPSIIDSALEILNAVGCDYEYEFVDAGLAALEKTGELLPQATLDAIERNKITLKGPLTTPVGEGFTSINVTLRKKFNLYANVRPVKSFEGTKARYDDIDIITIRENTQGMYSGLGQVVSEDGTEAEAMSKITREGAEKIVTFAYELAKREGRKKVTAVHKANILKSTSGLFLKVAREVAERYPEIESAEMIVDATCMKLVMNPEEFDVMVTTNLFGDILSDLCAGLVGGLGMAPGANIGKDAAIFEAVHGSAPDIAGKNLANPTSVILASIQMLEYLGEAEKAERIRKAIAHVIKTGDRTTRDLGGSHGTTDFTQAVIEAL; encoded by the coding sequence ATGTCTAAGCAAACCATTACGGTTATTAAAGGCGATGGTATTGGTCCAAGCATCATTGATTCAGCGCTTGAGATCCTAAATGCAGTTGGTTGCGATTATGAGTATGAATTTGTTGATGCGGGTCTTGCTGCACTTGAAAAAACAGGTGAGCTTTTACCACAAGCAACCCTTGATGCAATCGAACGCAACAAAATCACTTTAAAAGGCCCACTAACAACACCTGTAGGTGAAGGCTTTACGTCAATTAACGTTACATTACGTAAAAAGTTTAACTTGTACGCTAACGTTCGCCCAGTCAAGTCATTTGAAGGTACTAAAGCGCGTTACGACGACATTGATATCATCACAATCCGTGAAAATACACAGGGTATGTACTCAGGTCTTGGCCAAGTTGTATCTGAAGATGGTACTGAAGCAGAGGCAATGTCAAAGATCACACGTGAAGGTGCTGAGAAAATCGTTACTTTCGCTTACGAACTAGCAAAGCGTGAAGGTCGTAAAAAAGTAACTGCTGTACACAAAGCAAACATTCTGAAATCGACATCGGGCCTTTTCTTGAAAGTAGCGCGTGAGGTTGCTGAGCGTTATCCTGAAATTGAATCTGCTGAAATGATTGTAGATGCGACATGTATGAAGCTAGTAATGAACCCAGAAGAATTCGACGTAATGGTTACAACTAACCTATTCGGTGACATTCTTTCTGATTTATGTGCTGGCCTTGTTGGTGGTTTAGGTATGGCACCAGGGGCAAATATTGGTAAAGATGCTGCTATTTTTGAAGCGGTACACGGTAGTGCACCAGATATCGCTGGTAAAAACCTTGCAAACCCAACATCTGTGATTCTTGCGTCTATTCAAATGCTAGAGTATTTAGGTGAAGCAGAAAAAGCTGAGCGTATTCGTAAAGCCATTGCTCACGTAATTAAAACAGGCGACCGTACTACACGCGACTTAGGTGGTAGCCACGGAACGACTGACTTTACCCAAGCAGTTATCGAAGCATTATAA
- a CDS encoding alpha/beta hydrolase family protein → MKLIKSALAVALGLSTSAAFANDTLTLEDLTKIQSVGQTAISPDGDAVAFTRSVPREIYVEKDGFNYSELYLTDAKGNERPFITGKVNISSLEYSVDGKFVYFLAKFKEDKFKTLYRIPVNGGQWQKVIALKGTSISSYDLSPDNKHVAIIAKPAKPKTDKELAKLGFKAETYELGLTTAELMVVDLAVNEKPIALEGLGIDQYVSDVNWSSDAKKLLVKTQPSALIDDKYMKSTWHIFDLSSKKVVTSFATEGKLGAAEFSPNGKYIAILGAQDKHDPATGRLYLADAESGKIENWLPNFEGHISDFEWANKSNTLHFVAQIDTESFIATIKPGSSKYKTKLKRGKLIAGRLSISDSDKTVAFAGHSRKHPTEAFMLRGKKDIRVSDSNAWLNDKRLAKQETISFKAEDGTRLDGVLVYPLDYQEGTRYPLIMSVHGGPESHDKDGWVTNYSRPGQVAAARGYAVLYPNYRGSTGKGVDYSKLGQNDYAGEEFNDLVRFKQHLVDKGLVDTKRVGITGGSYGGYASAWAATKLTEHFATSVMFVGVTNQLSKFGTTDISNEMHLVHARSYPWDKWQWYLERSPIYWAGQSKTPLLIMHGKDDPRVHPAQSMELYRYMKVQGKDVRLIYYPGEGHGNKRMAAKYDYSLRLMRWMDNYLLNGKTEMPEYKIDHAANLKAKKEENK, encoded by the coding sequence ATGAAACTAATCAAATCAGCATTAGCTGTCGCGCTAGGTTTATCTACAAGCGCTGCCTTTGCTAATGACACACTAACACTAGAAGATTTAACAAAAATCCAATCAGTTGGCCAAACTGCAATTAGCCCAGATGGCGATGCAGTTGCATTTACCCGCTCTGTGCCACGTGAAATTTATGTAGAAAAAGATGGTTTTAACTACAGCGAACTTTATCTTACTGATGCTAAAGGTAATGAGCGCCCTTTCATTACTGGTAAAGTAAATATCTCAAGTCTTGAGTATTCTGTGGACGGTAAGTTTGTTTACTTCTTAGCAAAGTTTAAAGAAGACAAATTTAAAACCCTTTATCGCATTCCGGTAAATGGTGGTCAATGGCAAAAAGTAATTGCCTTAAAAGGCACGTCTATTTCGTCTTATGACCTAAGTCCAGACAACAAACACGTTGCGATAATTGCAAAGCCTGCTAAACCGAAAACAGACAAAGAATTGGCAAAATTAGGCTTTAAAGCAGAAACTTATGAGCTTGGTTTAACAACTGCAGAATTAATGGTTGTTGATTTAGCTGTAAACGAAAAGCCAATCGCCCTTGAAGGGTTAGGAATTGATCAATACGTAAGCGATGTTAACTGGTCAAGTGATGCTAAAAAACTACTAGTTAAAACACAGCCTTCAGCACTTATCGACGATAAGTACATGAAATCAACATGGCATATCTTTGATCTTTCGAGCAAAAAAGTAGTTACTTCATTTGCAACTGAAGGCAAATTAGGCGCAGCTGAATTTTCACCAAATGGTAAGTATATCGCAATTCTTGGTGCACAAGACAAGCACGACCCTGCAACAGGCCGCTTATATTTGGCAGATGCAGAATCAGGTAAAATTGAAAACTGGTTACCTAATTTTGAAGGCCACATCAGCGATTTCGAATGGGCAAATAAGTCAAATACCCTGCATTTCGTAGCGCAAATTGATACAGAAAGCTTTATCGCAACAATTAAGCCAGGCTCAAGTAAATACAAAACCAAGCTTAAACGCGGTAAATTAATTGCTGGCCGTTTATCTATTTCAGATTCAGATAAGACAGTTGCGTTTGCGGGTCACTCACGTAAACACCCGACTGAAGCGTTTATGCTACGTGGTAAAAAAGATATTCGAGTATCAGATTCAAACGCGTGGTTAAACGATAAGCGTCTAGCTAAACAAGAAACTATCTCGTTCAAAGCCGAAGATGGAACACGTTTAGATGGCGTACTTGTTTATCCATTAGACTATCAAGAAGGTACTCGTTATCCGCTAATTATGTCGGTTCACGGTGGCCCTGAAAGTCACGACAAAGATGGATGGGTAACTAACTACTCTCGTCCTGGTCAAGTAGCGGCTGCACGTGGTTACGCAGTTCTGTACCCTAACTACCGTGGTTCAACAGGTAAAGGCGTTGACTACTCTAAACTTGGTCAAAATGACTATGCAGGAGAAGAGTTCAACGATCTTGTTCGTTTTAAGCAACACCTTGTTGATAAAGGCTTAGTTGATACTAAACGCGTTGGTATTACAGGTGGTTCATACGGTGGTTATGCGTCAGCATGGGCTGCTACAAAACTCACTGAACATTTTGCAACATCGGTAATGTTTGTTGGTGTAACTAACCAATTATCAAAATTTGGTACTACTGACATTTCAAACGAAATGCATCTAGTACACGCGCGTTCTTACCCTTGGGACAAATGGCAATGGTATTTAGAGCGTTCACCTATTTATTGGGCTGGTCAATCTAAAACACCATTATTGATCATGCACGGTAAAGACGATCCTCGTGTCCACCCTGCACAATCAATGGAACTTTACCGTTATATGAAAGTACAAGGTAAAGACGTACGCTTAATTTACTACCCAGGCGAAGGTCACGGTAACAAGCGTATGGCTGCTAAATATGATTACAGCCTACGTTTAATGCGTTGGATGGATAACTACTTGTTAAATGGTAAAACTGAAATGCCAGAGTACAAGATTGACCACGCAGCAAATTTAAAAGCGAAAAAAGAAGAAAATAAATAA
- a CDS encoding S1C family serine protease: MFKNILKPAFLLLVLVSVSAFSKDYSSLYKKLDKSVVIIYSDSQEVRAEDDKLVTKTASSLGSGTLINQQGLILTAAHVVNSADELTVTVKERGTYKAKVLASFEAADIALIKLISNETDFPFVKLGDSNKAEIGNEVFVIGTPYGLEHTLTVGHFSGKRIYQRPGFNKIEFIQTDAAINQGNSGGPLFLENGELIGVVSYIQSRSGGNEGLGFAASTAMVKDILIAQPMVWFGFEYTFLTPVMAAALNIPQRAGLLVEKVTTQSFAEKLGLKGGIVPAIVDNNPIILGGDVVLSIGPHMLTGEEQNYLNILNYMRSLKGGDKVTFKVLRLGHEIELDAALPNLKIKLK, encoded by the coding sequence GTGTTTAAAAATATACTTAAGCCAGCGTTTTTATTGCTAGTACTTGTCAGTGTTTCAGCTTTTTCAAAGGATTATAGTAGCCTTTATAAAAAGCTCGATAAATCTGTTGTTATTATTTATTCAGACAGCCAAGAAGTAAGAGCGGAAGACGACAAGTTAGTGACCAAAACAGCAAGCAGCTTGGGCTCAGGCACACTGATAAATCAACAAGGCTTGATATTAACCGCGGCGCATGTAGTAAATAGCGCAGATGAACTTACGGTCACGGTAAAAGAACGCGGTACTTACAAAGCGAAAGTATTGGCTAGTTTTGAAGCTGCGGATATTGCATTAATTAAATTGATCAGCAACGAAACAGATTTTCCGTTTGTAAAACTGGGTGATTCAAATAAAGCTGAAATTGGTAATGAGGTGTTTGTTATTGGTACGCCTTATGGGTTAGAACACACATTAACAGTAGGTCACTTCAGTGGTAAACGCATTTATCAGCGACCTGGATTTAATAAAATTGAGTTTATTCAAACAGACGCTGCAATAAACCAAGGCAATTCTGGCGGCCCCTTATTCTTGGAAAATGGTGAATTAATTGGTGTTGTCAGCTATATCCAATCACGCTCTGGTGGTAACGAAGGTCTCGGTTTTGCAGCTAGCACTGCAATGGTTAAAGATATTTTAATCGCGCAACCTATGGTGTGGTTTGGTTTTGAATACACATTTTTAACACCGGTAATGGCTGCAGCGTTAAACATTCCGCAACGGGCAGGGTTGTTGGTTGAAAAAGTAACAACGCAAAGTTTTGCGGAAAAACTCGGGCTTAAAGGCGGAATAGTGCCAGCAATTGTTGATAACAACCCGATTATCTTAGGCGGTGATGTTGTTCTATCGATTGGTCCGCATATGTTAACGGGTGAAGAGCAAAATTATCTTAATATTCTAAATTACATGCGTTCACTGAAAGGTGGCGATAAAGTAACGTTTAAAGTGTTGCGCTTAGGTCATGAAATAGAACTTGACGCAGCGTTACCAAATTTGAAAATTAAACTTAAGTAA
- a CDS encoding GGDEF domain-containing protein, with the protein MSQQVSILRTKLDSAIKGRKQLEHAYKVQVDYLTQFIAKLSLVCKGLDLELDNRLAKYRSTIQKGVDYEQLVPLLEEISKLFKEQATRAETNLKALHQSVDSAGRKLQRQKGLPDDLRRNLRILLTSDLENVKATTEFIPVLTRLVEIYHAVLEKKHKEDSSDAIAESAELAQELQNLLSELAFEGESGKRIDSIKQKVSQEFSLPVLLDCCVEIIRIIVETISQERASAQKFLFAINETLSLLQASLMESVKRSSQINSQMEDLNAQIQHKMRTISQDVDEAQNITTLKQLISEKMESLTVDLANKEKLEQQEREELVTTLKEMGERVNKLEKETEQYQERLAEQRFKSLQDSLTQLPNRAAFDERFALEYNTFKRDHHDLCIVVADIDHFKSINDNYGHSAGDKTLQVVAKALKKAIRVTDFIARFGGEEFVLIMPHSKLEQISVPLEKLRRSVKAIPFKFKQKAVTITISFGATQLKEGDSMQEAFDRADEALYQAKNSGRDRIVLKN; encoded by the coding sequence GTGTCTCAGCAAGTTAGTATTCTACGCACAAAGTTAGACTCAGCAATCAAAGGGCGTAAACAACTCGAACATGCTTATAAAGTACAAGTTGACTATTTAACCCAGTTTATCGCCAAACTATCATTAGTTTGCAAAGGCTTAGACCTTGAATTGGATAATCGCTTAGCAAAGTATCGCAGCACGATTCAAAAAGGTGTTGATTACGAACAGTTAGTACCGTTGCTTGAAGAGATCTCGAAACTATTTAAAGAGCAAGCCACTCGCGCAGAAACCAATCTAAAAGCATTACATCAAAGCGTCGATTCCGCTGGCAGAAAACTTCAGCGCCAAAAAGGGTTGCCTGATGACTTGCGTCGCAATCTTCGCATTTTACTGACAAGTGATTTAGAAAATGTAAAAGCAACTACCGAGTTTATTCCCGTTTTAACGCGTCTTGTAGAAATTTACCATGCGGTATTAGAGAAAAAGCACAAGGAAGACAGCAGTGACGCCATCGCTGAATCAGCAGAGCTTGCGCAAGAGTTACAAAATTTACTCAGTGAGTTAGCGTTTGAAGGCGAAAGTGGTAAACGCATTGATTCAATAAAACAAAAAGTGTCACAGGAATTCAGCTTACCTGTACTACTCGACTGTTGCGTTGAAATTATTCGAATTATTGTTGAAACAATTTCACAAGAACGTGCGTCTGCACAAAAGTTCTTATTTGCAATCAATGAAACCCTAAGTTTATTGCAAGCGAGTTTAATGGAGTCAGTAAAGCGCTCTAGCCAAATAAACTCGCAAATGGAAGATCTAAACGCGCAAATTCAGCACAAAATGCGCACTATTAGCCAAGACGTAGATGAAGCGCAAAATATTACAACGCTGAAGCAGCTTATTTCTGAGAAAATGGAATCGTTAACGGTTGATCTCGCTAATAAAGAAAAGCTAGAACAACAAGAACGCGAAGAGCTGGTCACTACGTTAAAAGAAATGGGCGAGCGTGTTAACAAACTCGAGAAAGAAACCGAGCAATATCAAGAGCGTCTAGCCGAGCAACGTTTCAAGAGTTTACAAGATAGCCTAACTCAACTGCCAAATCGCGCCGCATTTGATGAGCGCTTTGCCCTTGAATACAATACCTTTAAACGTGACCACCACGATCTCTGTATTGTTGTTGCAGACATCGACCACTTCAAATCAATTAATGATAATTACGGTCATAGCGCTGGTGATAAAACCCTGCAAGTAGTGGCTAAAGCACTCAAAAAAGCCATTCGTGTTACCGACTTTATTGCTCGCTTTGGTGGTGAAGAATTTGTACTTATTATGCCCCATAGCAAGTTAGAGCAAATTTCGGTACCACTCGAAAAACTAAGGCGTTCCGTTAAGGCAATTCCATTTAAATTTAAACAAAAAGCAGTAACCATTACTATCTCGTTTGGTGCAACACAATTAAAAGAAGGCGATTCAATGCAAGAAGCCTTCGACCGAGCAGACGAAGCTTTGTACCAAGCGAAGAACTCAGGACGTGACCGCATTGTTCTAAAAAATTAG